CTAAAGTCAACTGGAATGAGGAGTGGGAGAAAAATTATGATCCTATTGAAGTAGACGATTTGGTGTATGTGCGGGCTTCCTTCCATGAATCCAAACCTGGATTTGCCCATGAGATAGTCATCAATCCCAAAATGTCATTTGGGACTGGACACCATGCGACTACTTTTCAGATGCTTAAACTCCAGGGTCAGATTGACCACGCAGGAAAAAGGGTCTTGGACGTGGGTTCGGGAACAGGAATTTTGGCGATTATGGCTCACTTGCTTGGCGCAAAATCCGTAGAGGCATTTGATATTGATGATTGGTGTGTGGAAAATGGAAACGAAAATTTTGATCTCAATGGAATGCATACCCGAATGGGATTAGGGACCATTCGTGATGTAAAACTCCAAGGCCTATTTGATATCGTTCTTGCCAATATCAACAAGAATGTTCTTCTGGATGAAATGGAGATTTATTCAAGCCTGCTTATTCCTCAAGGATATCTTTTATTGAGTGGATTTTACACAGAAGATGTAGTGGATCTGGAGGAAAGAGCAAAGGAATTTGGTCTCACTTTACTTAAATCTTCCGCAAAGGATAATTGGGCGGCATTGATTTTACAAAAAGCTTAATATGAAGGAATTAGTAATATATTCCGTGTTATTGCTGACAGTTTTAGGACATGCATTTGCAGCAGTTCGGATGTATCGGGAAGTGAATGGAGACCAAACGCTGAGCTTTCATGAAAAAAACAACTGGAAGTTGAGAGCGCTAATTTCCCCATTGATCTATTGGTTCTATTATCGAAAGGATAAAAGCCGCCGAAATTCGCAGCGATAGAAACTTTTTATCCAAAAAGTACGCTATTAGGCTATCACCCAAATTCCGAGCAAGCATAGGCTTCTCGATTACTTTTATAAT
Above is a window of Algoriphagus sanaruensis DNA encoding:
- the prmA gene encoding 50S ribosomal protein L11 methyltransferase; protein product: MEYLEFKIKCSEDFREILIAELAAIGFDSFLETEDGIDAYSPEESFDRESFQQIIDEYQEAGQISVLEGKMPKVNWNEEWEKNYDPIEVDDLVYVRASFHESKPGFAHEIVINPKMSFGTGHHATTFQMLKLQGQIDHAGKRVLDVGSGTGILAIMAHLLGAKSVEAFDIDDWCVENGNENFDLNGMHTRMGLGTIRDVKLQGLFDIVLANINKNVLLDEMEIYSSLLIPQGYLLLSGFYTEDVVDLEERAKEFGLTLLKSSAKDNWAALILQKA